One genomic segment of Nodularia sp. LEGE 06071 includes these proteins:
- a CDS encoding potassium channel family protein, whose product MYVLIGGAGLVGLNLAQKLVELGHTTAIIDKDPNACRYAREQVGVMAFEGSAVSTETLLEAGIRKADALAAVLRSDALNLAMVTLAKHYGVPHILSRMRHRDFTEPLRISGANHIISTVELAVSTMVNAIEYPQVESMMHFEQGQIEVLKMLIPNNCYVVGRSIAEIAQNPNFPSGSLIIGYQSHPHTDLIIPNGSTVVEPNSTVLIVTKPGVLHQVIDFIEGCK is encoded by the coding sequence ATGTATGTCCTCATAGGTGGAGCCGGTTTAGTGGGGCTAAATTTGGCGCAAAAATTAGTAGAACTGGGGCATACAACTGCCATCATTGACAAAGATCCTAATGCTTGCCGCTATGCCCGTGAACAAGTAGGAGTCATGGCTTTTGAAGGCAGCGCTGTGAGTACAGAAACCTTATTAGAAGCCGGGATTCGCAAAGCTGATGCCCTAGCAGCTGTCCTCAGAAGTGATGCCTTGAATTTAGCAATGGTAACTCTTGCTAAACACTACGGCGTTCCTCATATTTTGTCGCGGATGCGCCACCGGGATTTTACTGAACCTCTACGTATATCTGGAGCCAATCATATTATCAGCACTGTGGAATTGGCGGTTTCGACAATGGTGAATGCCATCGAGTATCCACAAGTAGAATCAATGATGCATTTTGAGCAAGGGCAAATCGAAGTCCTGAAAATGCTCATTCCCAATAATTGCTATGTTGTGGGTCGCAGTATTGCAGAAATTGCTCAAAATCCCAATTTTCCTAGTGGTTCTTTAATTATTGGTTATCAATCCCATCCCCATACCGATTTAATTATTCCTAATGGCAGTACTGTAGTTGAGCCTAATTCAACCGTGTTAATTGTCACCAAGCCGGGAGTTTTACACCAAGTGATTGATTTTATTGAAGGTTGTAAGTAA
- a CDS encoding MFS transporter, whose translation MELKNNSLAANKGVLARLLQWLNLRPEEGKRTWMMFAFYTTVSVGLRWAEDSTVALFLDEYGAGPLPWMYIASAFMSMGLVVVYSWLQKIFPLRWVIVAIAPCMVLPLILIVSLRGGIYISFLTVALVFLLRLWVDALYVINDLNTSIVANQLFNIREIKRTYPLVSSGMLVADVISGFSLPWMLQFIKLEQVILIACSVIILGTGILFYLSHQYRAAFPDAPQRVIPHEQANRHRRLEAPLKRYTLQLFAFVGLLQIIGLLVDFQYLRELNVTLNSRELASFLGLFGGIVGLCELITQWFISSRVTERFGVFLTAALLPIAVGFILPAAIALLNLVPALQAQGFFWGLVGLKFSDELLRYTFVVSSGPVLYQPIPERIRSRTQTLSGGTAEAIATGLAGIIILLTLYLSNQYISLEQQKWVLVGETVLIAAACLKVVWLLRARYVDLLVLSAERGELSASNVGLRFFKQGVVKALGEKGNTADKSSCIELLAQIDPQGAAQVLAPLLLKFPSDLQRQSLEVMLIADINPIYALEVRSLLQQPPGTVDPEVFALALRYVWLAETNPNLTLLEEYLQPRHHSLIRATAAALILRQGTPLQKIAATKTMRRMLTHQQERERVNGVRALREAVYLQALRIYIPKLLQDESLRVRCAVLEMIAATRLEDYYSALIGALYYKSTRSTAMQALIKLENECLEMLLELATNTYKPEVVRMYAWRTIAQISTLEAMETLWLHLEISWGATRYYILRSLLKINQQPEITSIDTFHHSQVEGLIEQELKFLAEIYAAYLDFEQPEIVENSQLGRILVIANLLQRALEELEMDVKERLLLLLRLLYSPEKMQAAAFNLKSESGANLAQGLEILDHTINLPTKAILLNILDKRSPQEKLHCLVEAGLGKYQQMPVSDRIGRLLTLSHLLSDWCLACCFHFAQVSRIRLNIEEILVALRHPTGFVREAAIAYLSVASHRVLLELLPKLQKDTHPLVVAQVKELMETYTVKNDGE comes from the coding sequence ATGGAACTCAAAAATAACTCGTTGGCTGCAAATAAAGGCGTTCTAGCACGACTGTTACAGTGGTTAAATCTTCGACCGGAAGAAGGCAAACGCACTTGGATGATGTTTGCTTTTTACACGACTGTATCAGTGGGTTTGCGCTGGGCAGAAGACAGTACAGTCGCACTATTTTTGGATGAATATGGGGCTGGCCCCCTGCCTTGGATGTATATTGCCAGTGCTTTCATGAGTATGGGACTGGTTGTAGTTTATTCTTGGCTGCAAAAGATTTTCCCGTTGCGTTGGGTGATTGTGGCGATCGCACCTTGTATGGTTTTGCCATTAATCTTGATCGTGTCCTTGCGTGGGGGAATATATATTTCATTCCTGACAGTCGCCCTCGTGTTTCTGCTGCGGCTGTGGGTCGATGCACTTTATGTGATCAATGACCTCAACACTTCTATTGTTGCTAACCAATTATTTAATATCCGAGAAATTAAACGTACTTATCCCTTAGTCAGTAGTGGGATGTTAGTAGCGGATGTGATCAGTGGCTTTAGTTTGCCTTGGATGCTGCAATTCATCAAGCTAGAACAAGTGATTCTGATCGCCTGTAGTGTGATTATCTTAGGAACAGGGATTTTATTTTATTTAAGTCATCAATATCGAGCCGCCTTTCCTGATGCTCCCCAACGGGTCATTCCCCATGAACAAGCTAACCGACACCGCCGCCTGGAAGCTCCATTAAAGCGTTATACATTGCAGTTGTTCGCTTTTGTCGGTCTTTTGCAAATTATTGGCTTATTAGTAGATTTTCAATACCTGCGCGAACTAAATGTGACTTTAAACAGCCGCGAACTGGCGAGCTTTTTAGGACTATTTGGTGGCATTGTGGGACTGTGTGAGTTAATCACTCAGTGGTTTATTTCCAGCCGCGTCACTGAACGCTTTGGGGTATTTTTAACGGCTGCACTATTACCCATAGCTGTGGGCTTTATCTTACCAGCTGCGATCGCTTTACTGAATTTAGTCCCAGCATTACAAGCCCAAGGCTTCTTTTGGGGATTAGTTGGGCTGAAGTTCTCTGATGAATTGTTACGCTACACCTTTGTCGTGAGTAGCGGTCCCGTCCTATACCAACCGATACCCGAACGCATTCGCAGCCGCACGCAGACATTATCCGGGGGAACAGCCGAAGCGATCGCCACAGGTTTGGCAGGTATAATCATACTTCTGACTTTATATCTCAGCAATCAATATATATCCCTAGAACAACAAAAGTGGGTATTGGTAGGAGAAACCGTTCTGATCGCCGCTGCTTGTTTAAAAGTAGTTTGGTTATTGCGAGCGCGTTATGTTGACTTGTTAGTTTTGAGTGCAGAACGGGGAGAATTGAGTGCCTCAAATGTTGGTCTGCGCTTCTTCAAACAGGGCGTAGTCAAAGCTTTAGGAGAAAAAGGCAACACGGCTGATAAAAGCTCTTGCATTGAACTATTGGCGCAAATTGATCCCCAAGGAGCCGCGCAAGTTTTAGCACCCTTACTGCTGAAATTCCCCTCAGATTTGCAGCGCCAAAGTTTGGAAGTCATGCTAATTGCAGATATCAATCCTATTTATGCCCTGGAAGTGCGCTCCTTGTTACAACAGCCGCCGGGAACAGTTGATCCTGAAGTTTTTGCCCTAGCGCTGCGTTACGTTTGGCTAGCTGAAACTAACCCGAATTTAACCCTATTAGAAGAGTACCTCCAACCACGACATCATTCACTGATTCGCGCCACCGCCGCCGCTTTAATTTTGCGTCAGGGAACACCCCTGCAAAAAATCGCCGCGACTAAAACTATGCGCCGAATGCTGACTCATCAACAAGAACGAGAACGAGTCAATGGCGTGAGAGCGCTGAGAGAAGCTGTATATTTACAGGCGTTGCGGATTTATATTCCCAAGTTGTTACAGGATGAATCCTTACGGGTACGCTGTGCAGTTTTGGAAATGATTGCTGCAACTCGTTTAGAGGACTATTATTCGGCTTTAATCGGGGCGCTTTACTATAAATCAACCCGCAGTACCGCCATGCAGGCTTTGATTAAACTCGAAAATGAATGTCTAGAAATGTTGTTAGAACTGGCTACCAATACTTATAAACCAGAAGTAGTGCGGATGTATGCTTGGCGCACCATTGCTCAAATTTCTACTCTCGAAGCAATGGAAACTTTATGGCTGCATTTAGAAATATCTTGGGGCGCTACTAGATATTATATTCTCCGCAGTTTACTGAAAATCAATCAACAACCAGAAATCACGAGTATAGATACTTTTCATCACAGTCAGGTGGAAGGTTTAATTGAGCAGGAATTAAAGTTTTTAGCGGAAATTTACGCCGCCTATCTAGACTTTGAACAGCCAGAGATTGTCGAAAATTCTCAATTAGGCAGAATTTTAGTGATTGCTAACTTATTGCAACGCGCACTAGAAGAGTTAGAAATGGATGTGAAGGAGCGATTGTTGCTACTACTGAGATTACTTTACTCGCCAGAAAAGATGCAAGCAGCTGCATTCAATCTCAAATCAGAATCAGGGGCAAATTTAGCCCAGGGGTTAGAAATTTTAGACCATACGATTAATTTGCCCACAAAAGCGATATTGTTGAATATCTTAGATAAGCGATCGCCCCAAGAAAAACTCCATTGTTTAGTGGAAGCTGGGTTAGGGAAATATCAACAAATGCCCGTCAGCGATCGCATTGGCCGGTTGTTGACACTGAGTCATTTGCTTTCTGATTGGTGTTTAGCCTGCTGTTTTCACTTTGCTCAAGTTAGCCGTATCCGTTTGAACATTGAGGAAATTTTAGTAGCTTTACGCCATCCTACAGGCTTTGTCCGGGAAGCGGCGATCGCTTATCTCAGTGTCGCCTCACATCGCGTCCTTCTCGAACTCCTACCCAAATTACAAAAAGACACACACCCCCTCGTAGTCGCTCAAGTTAAGGAGTTAATGGAAACATACACTGTCAAAAATGATGGCGAGTAG
- the infC gene encoding translation initiation factor IF-3: MPVIEKKRTRDLPQINERIRFPKIRVIDTDGAQLGIMPPQEALQLAEEKELDLVLLSDKADPPVCRIMDYGKYKFEQEKKAREARKKQHTADVKEVKMRYKIEEHDYNVRVKQAERFLKDGDKVKATVMFRGREIQHSDLAEHLLKRMAKDLEPLGELQQAPKKEGRNMMMLISPKK; this comes from the coding sequence ATGCCTGTGATTGAGAAAAAACGAACTCGCGATCTGCCCCAAATCAACGAGCGCATCCGCTTTCCCAAGATTCGAGTCATCGATACTGATGGCGCGCAATTAGGAATTATGCCTCCACAAGAAGCACTACAACTAGCTGAGGAGAAAGAGCTAGACCTAGTATTGCTAAGTGACAAGGCCGACCCACCGGTTTGTCGAATCATGGATTACGGGAAGTACAAGTTTGAGCAGGAGAAGAAGGCACGGGAAGCCCGCAAAAAGCAGCACACGGCTGATGTGAAAGAAGTGAAGATGCGCTATAAAATAGAAGAACACGATTACAATGTGCGTGTTAAGCAAGCCGAGCGCTTCCTCAAAGATGGTGATAAAGTGAAGGCGACTGTGATGTTCCGGGGTCGAGAGATTCAACACAGTGACTTAGCAGAGCATTTGCTCAAGCGCATGGCTAAGGATTTGGAACCGCTTGGTGAACTCCAGCAAGCACCCAAAAAAGAGGGGAGAAATATGATGATGCTGATTTCGCCCAAAAAATAA